The following nucleotide sequence is from Paraburkholderia flava.
GATGCGCTCGACTCGCCTACCATCGACGAGCGAGCCGATAGCTCGGCGGGCGACAGCGCAGGAATCTCGAGCTGGATATCGATACGATCGAGCAGCGGTCCCGACAGCTTGCGCAGATAGCGCGCTGCGTTATCGGGCGTGCAGCGGCAGCGGCCGTTCGGGTCACCGCGCCAGCCGCACGGGCAGGGGTTCATCGCTGCGACGAGCTGGCACGCGGCGGGGAAGTCGGTTTGCCACGCCGCGCGCGAGATCGTGATGCGGCCGGCTTCGAGCGGTTCTCTTAGCGTCTCGAGGACATGACGATCGAACTCGGGCAGTTCGTCGAGGAAGAGCACGCCTAAATGTGCGAGGGTGATTTCGCCGGGCTGCGGCGGATTGCGTCCGCCGACCAGCGCGCCGGCGCTCGACGAATGATGCGGCGCGCGGAACGGCCTGCGCCGCCAGTGTGCCGGCGAGAAGCCGGCCGCGCTCGCGGACAGCAACGCGGCAGAGGTCAATGCCTCGTCGTCGCTCATTGGCGGCAACAGGCCGGGCAAGCGCGCCGCGAGCATCGATTTGCCCGCGCCAGGCGGCCCGACCATCAACACGTGGTGACCGCCAGCGGCGGCAACTTCCAGCGCTCGCCGCGCTGCGCGCTGGCCGATCACGTCGAGCATGTCGGGCAGCGGTGCGGAGGGCGTGTTTTCAACGCTGACGGGAGGCTGCGCAGGCGAAAGACGCCCGTCTTCCGAACCCGCGAGATGTGCGCAGAGCGACAACAGATCCGGCGCACCGTAGACGACGACACCGGGCACAAGCGCAGCTTCCTGCGCGCTCGCGGCAGGCAGATACAGTTCGGCAGTGTGGTCCGGCGGCGTTTCATGTTCATGCGCGATGCTGCGCGCGACACCGCACGCCATCGCGAAGGCGCCACGCATCGGACGCAGCGCACCCGTCAGCGACAGCTCACCCGCGAACTCGCGATGCAGCAGCGACTCAGCGGGTAACTGGCCGCTTGCGGCGAGGATGCCGAGCGCGATCGGTAAATCGAAGCGGCCCGATTCCTTCGGGAGGTCGGCGGGCGCGAGATTGACCGTGATGCGGCGAACGGGGAAATCGAGGCCGCAGTTCTGCAGCGCCGCCCGCACGCGTTCGCGGCTTTCGCGAACTTCGAGATCCGGTAGGCCGACGATCGAAAACGACGGCAGCCCGTTCGCGAGATGAACCTCGACGGTTACTTCTGGCGCGCGGCCAGAGGCCGGCGCGCGACTGCGCACCACGGCAAGCGACATGTTTTCTCCGTCGGACCGTGCGCCCTGCGGCGCACCTTTCTCTAGAACACTGACGACGTCATGGCTCGCTTGCCGATGAGGCGTAGATCAGCGGGAGATCAGGACGACTGCGTAACGGGCAGCTTCTGTTCGAGTTCCGCGACCCGCCGTTCGAGTTCCTCGAGCCGGGAGCGCGTGCGCACCAGCACCTGGGTTTGCGTGTCGAATTCCTCGCGCGTTACGAGGTCGAGTTTCGAAAAGCCTTGCGACAGCATCGCCTTGACGTTGCGCTCCACGTCTTTCGCCGGCGAGTTCTTGAGCAGATCGCTGATACGCGCCTGAAAGTCGTTGAAGACGTCGTTCGGTTGTTTCATCGTAAATCCCCTTGATTGCACAAAAACCGTGCGTGTTTCATTACCGCTGTGCCCCGCATCGGCGCGTGACCGATGCTGGTGCATCGATGATGGGCGCCGGCTGACGGATGAACGCGTTTGGTGCGCACCCCGATGCCCGACCCTTGCGTTCACTCTAGCAACGATCCACGCGGCATGCCACCGCCCACCGCGTACGTTGGCCGTTCGGCCAGTCCCGCCGACAACCCTCCGCAGCACCGCGGGCGACAGTCTGCCACACACATGGCATGCGAGTTGCTGTTACTGCCCCGCGCGCATCCCGGGCGACCGGACGGCGCAGAAAAAGCGATCCGGCAAACGGGTTGCCCTGTCGACGTACCACGCAAACGGGTTACCAGAAAGTTACGCAGCAATTACGGGTTAGCAAGGTTACGCAACTAAAAGCGAGGCAGTCATGAAACTCATCACCGCAATCATCAAGCCGTTCAAGCTCGATGAGGCGCGCGAAGCCTTGTCGGCCATCGGCGTCTCGGGGATCACGGTTACCGAAGTCAAAGGCTTCGGACGTCAGAAAGGGCACACGGAACTGTATCGGGGCGCCGAGTACGTCGTCGATTTCCTGCCGAAGGTGAAGATCGAGGCCGCGGTCTCGGACGACATCGTCGATCAGGCCATCGAAGCGCTCGAGCGTGCAGCGCGCACCGGAAAAATCGGCGACGGCAAGATCTTCGTCACGCCGATCGAACAAGTGATTCGGATTCGTACCGGCGAGACCGGCGCGGACGCCCTGTAAAAAAACAGCGACAAGAGGAAACAGAGATGCGCAAATTATTGATGTCCCTGCTGATGGCAGGTTCGCTGGTCGCGGGCGGTATCGGCGCCGCGCTGGCGGATGACGCTTCGGCGCCCGTTGCCGCATCGGCTGCCGCTTCCGCGACGGCAAGCGCGCCGGACGCATCGGCTGCAGCGCCCGCTTCGGCACCTGCCGCCGACGCTTCCGCCGCCCCCGCGGCGAGCGCCGCCGCAGCACCTGACGCATCGGCTGCTTCGGCCGCTGCCGCAGCCGCCGCTCCCGCTGCGCCGACCGCACCGTTCTCGGTCGATTCGTCGAAGATCAACTCGGGCGACACCGCGTGGATGCTGACCTCCACCGCGCTCGTGCTGTTCATGACGATTCCGGGCCTCGCGCTGTTCTATGCGGGCATGGTCCGCAAGAAGAACGTGCTGGCGACGCTGATGCAAAGCTTCGCGATCACCTGCGTCGTGACGATCATCTGGACCGTCATCGGCTACAGCCTTGCGTTCACGCCGGGCGGCTCGTTCATCGGCGGCTTCTCGCGGGTCTTCCTGTCGGGCATGAACTACATCAAGGGCGACAAGGCCACGACGCTGACCGTCAGCCATCTGGCCACGTCGATTCCGGAATCGGTCTACTTCGTCTACCAGATGACGTTCGCGATCATCACGCCGGCGCTGATCACCGGTGCGTTCGCCGACCGGATGAAGTTCTCGTCGATGCTCGTGTTCATGTCGCTGTGGTCGATCATCGTCTACTCGCCGATCGCGCACATGGTGTGGGAACCGACCGGCTGGCTGGCCAGCGCGGGCATCCTGGACTTCGCGGGCGGCACGGTCGTGCACATCAACGCGGGTATCACGGGCCTCGTGTGCTGTCTGGTGCTCGGCAAGCGTGTCGGCTACGGCAAGGACGTGATGGCGCCGCACAACCTCGTGCTGACGCTGATCGGTGCATCGATGCTGTGGGTGGGCTGGTTCGGCTTCAACGCGGGCTCGGCAGTTGCGGCTGACGGCCGTGCCGGCTTCGCGATGCTGACGACGCAGATCGCAACCGCGATGGCAGCACTCGGCTGGATGTTCGCCGAATGGATCGCGAAGGGTAAGCCGTCGGTGCTCGGCATCGTGTCGGGTGCGGTGGCGGGTCTGGTGGCGATTACGCCGGCTTCGGGTTTCGTCGGCGTGATCGGTGCGCTGGCGATCGGCCTTGTGGCAGGCGTGGTCTGCTTCTGGTCGGCGACGTGGCTCAAGCACAAGTTCAAGTACGACGATTCGCTCGACGCGTTCGGCGTGCATGGCGTCGGCGGGATCATCGGTGCGCTGCTGACCGGTATTTTCGCGGTCAAGGACATCGGCGGCGCGGACGGCAGCGTGATCCTGCAGGCCAAGGGCGTGCTGACGACGCTGATCTACAGCGGCGTGGTGAGCTACATCCTGCTGAAGGTGATCGACAGGGTGATGGGCCTGCGCGTGACGGAAGAAGAGGAACGCGAAGGTCTCGACGTGGTGCTGCATGGCGAGCACGTCGAATAAGCGGATTTAACGGTAACAGGTAAGAGCAGCAGATTCGTCCGGCATGCGAGACCCTGCCGGACGAATCAGGCGCAGCGAACTGGCCCGCCCCTCGGCGGGCTTTTTTTCGTCCGTTGAACAGGCGTTGCAGGCATCTCCCAGGTGCCGCCGTTCTCCCTTTAAAGGGGCGACAGCCCCGTCCCAAGCCGCCAGCCGGCCGCCCCCGATAATCACGCGCTATCGCAGCGATATAAAACCTTGCTGACAGCAGGGTGGATGCGGGCTTGCGACTTGCGAGATCATCCCAACATGCAGGGGGCAAATACCCCGCTACCCTCTTACAATCGTTGCTTTAAGCCCGTGAGTGCTCAATGGTTCCGCACCTTGTCACCGCGTTGAATGGTCCGCTGCTCGAACTCGAGCGACGGATTCTCGACGCCACGCCTGCCATCGAACGCTGGTTCCGGCTCGAATGGCAGGAACATACGCCGCCGTTCTACTGTTCGGTGGATCTGCGCAACGCCGGCTTCAAGCTGGCGCCCGTCGACACGAACCTGTTTCCCGGCGCATTCAACAATCTGCCGCAGGAAGTGCTGCCGCTCGCCGTCCAGGCGGCGATGGCCTCGATCGAAAAAATCTGCCCGGACGCAAAAAATCTGCTGGTGATTCCGGAGCGTCACACACGCAACGCGTTTTATCTGGAGAATGTCGCCCGGCTCGCGATGATCATGCGCCAGGCCGGCCTGAACGTCCGCTTCGGCACGCTCGACGAAAGCATCTCCGGCCCGGTGACGATCGCGTTGTCCGACGGCCAGAAGCTCGTGCTCGAACCGCTCGAACGTTCGACGCGCCGGCTCGGCCTGAAGAATTTCGATCCGTGCTCGATCCTGCTGAATAACGATCTGTCGGGCGGTATCCCGCCCGTGCTCGAAAATCTGCACGAGCAGTATCTGCTGCCACCGCTGCATGCGGCGTGGGCAGTGCGCCGCAAGTCGACGCACTTCTCGTGCTACGACGAAGTCGCGAAGAAGTTTTCGAAGATGGTCGACATCGATCCGTGGATGATCAACCCGTATTTCGCGCACGTCGAAGATGTCGACTTCCAGGCGCGCACCGGCGAGCAACCGCTGGCCGATGCGATCGACGGCGTGCTGAAGAAGATCGCGAAGAAGTATCGCGAGTACGGCATCTCCGAGAAGCCGTACGTCGTCATCAAGTCCGATGCGGGCACGTACGGAATGGGTGTGACGACGGTGCACGATGCATCGGAAGTCGCGTCGCTGACCGCGCGCGAGCGCACGAAGATGTCGGCGACGAAAGAAGGCCTTAACGTTCGCGACGTGATCGTGCAGGAAGGCGTGTACACGTTCGAACGGATCGGCGAAGAGGTTGCCGAACCGGTCGTGTACATGATCGACCGGTACGTAGTCGGCGGTTTCTATCGCGTGCACGGTAGCCGCGAACGCGATCAGAATCTGAACGCGCCCGGCATGCATTTCGTACCGCTAGGTTTCGAACACACGGCGCTGCCGGATGCGCATGCGAAACCCGGCGCTGCGCCGCCTAATCGCTTCTATATGTACGGTGTCGTCGCGCGGCTTGGATTGCTGGCAGCATCGGTGGAACTGGAAAGAACGGACCCGGAAGCCATTCAGGTCTGACGTGCGCGGCGGCGTCAAGCTGCCCGCATGTCGATCGACCATCACAAGCGAAGCCCGCGAGGGCGCATCAGGGACTTCATGGACATTCTCTTTATCGCGGACCCGTTGGACCGCTTCAAGATCTACAAGGACTCCACCTACGCGATGATGGCGGAGGCGGCGCGGCGTGGTCACACGCTGTATGCGTGCGAGCCGGAAGATCTCGCGTGGACCGGCTCGGATGTCGAGGCGAACGCACGACGTTTTGCGATCGTCGGCGACGAGGCCGATGGCCACCGTTCGCCGTGGTACGAAGCGCAGTCGGCAGCGGTGCGGTCGCTGAAAAGCTTCGGCGCGGTGTTGATGCGCAAGGACCCGCCGTTCGACATGGAGTACGTCACGTCGACGTGGCTGCTCGAACTGGCCGAACGCGGCGGCGCGCGCATCTTCAACAAGCCGCAGGCGATCCGCGATCACTCGGAGAAGCTCGCGATCGGCGAGTTTCCGCAATTCGTGGCACCGACGCTGGTCACGCGCGACGCCGCGCGTCTGCGTGCGTTCCACGCGGAGCACGGCGACGTGATCCTGAAACCGCTCGACGGGATGGGCGGCATGGGCGTGTTTCGCGTGAAGGCCGACGGGATGAACCTCGGCTCGATCGTCGAGATGCTGAGTCACGATGGCGCGCGGTCGGTGATGGCGCAGAAGTTCATCCCCGAGATCAAGGCGGGCGACAAGCGCATCCTGCTGATCGGCGGCGAGCCGGTGCCGTATTCGCTTGCGCGGATTCCGCAGGGCAACGAAGTGCGCGGCAACCTGGCCGCAGGCGGCCTCGGTGTCGCGCAGCCGCTGACGCCACACGATCGCGAGATCGCCGCGACGCTCGGCCCTGTGCTCGCCGCTCGCGGCTTGTTGCTGGTCGGGCTCGACGCGATCGGCGACTGGCTGACCGAAGTGAACGTCACCAGCCCGACATGCTTCCGCGAAATCATGGATCAGACGGGCTTCGACGTCGCCGCGATGTTCATCGACGCGCTGGAGCGCGCGGCAGGCTGAAGTAGAAGCGCAGCAACGGCGATCGCCGGGCATTGCAACAAACCGCAACACCGGCGGGCACGAACCCGCCGGAAGCGCGAAAATGGGCTGGTACAATGCCGGCTCCCGAGGCTTGCCCCCGGATGCCCGTCGCGTCTGACTAAAACCTGACGAGGCTTCCGGCACCGGATGCCGGGCACGGTCACTGCATCGCGATCCATGAGTCGTTCGTGGACCGACGCATTCCGGCTCTTTCGACCATCGGCCGATCGAAAGGGTTGTCACAGGCGAACTGGCGCGCGGTCGCGCGCCGCGCCAGACCGCGAATCAGGCCGTTTAGCTGCAAGACTGACATGGCAGGCATTCTGATTATTGCGCACGCTCCGTTCGCTACCGCGCTTCGCGAGTGTATTGCTCACATTTACGGCGGGCTTCCGGCCCGCATCGGCGCGATCGACGTCACGCCCGATTGCGATCCCGCGCAGATCGTCGCGCTCGCGCATAGCGAGATCGACCGTCTGAAGGAAGAGAACGGCGCGCTCGTGCTGACCGACATATTCGGCGCAACGCCGTCGAATATCGCAGGCCGGCTCGCGACCTTGCCGGACGTGCGCGTGCTCGCTGGCGTGAATCTGCCGATGCTGGTGCGCGCGGTCTGCTATCGCGCGACGCCGCTCGACACGCTCGTCGACAAGGCGCTCGCCGGTGCGACCAAAGGCGTGCATTCGATCAACGCGAACACCCCGGCTCCGACGACAGTCGCCTGTGCGAACGATTGCCTCGCGGCCGCGCAGCCCGAAGCCGCGATCGCGCAGAAATTCCATTCGTAAGACCGTTACCGTTTCATTCTCGAACAACACACACCGCGCCTCGGACCCAATACATGCTGCAACAGGAAACGACCATCGTGAACAAGCTGGGGTTGCACGCGCGTGCCTCGGCCAAGCTGACGCAACTCGCCGGCAACTATCAGGCGGAAATCTGGATGAGCCGCAACGGTCGGCGCATCAACGCGAAGAGCATCATGGGCGTGATGATGCTGGCGGCGGGCATCGGCAGCACGGTGCTGATCGAGACCGAAGGCACGGACGAGAAAGACGCGATGGATGCGTTGCTCAAACTGATCGCCGACAAGTTCGGCGAAGGTCAGTAAGCGATCCTTACGCGCAGTCGATGCATGAAACGCCGCGCTTCGCCGCGGCGTTTTTTATTGTCGCGCTACGCTATTTCGCGAACCCTGCGATGTTGCGTCGCACATAGTCCTCTTACGCGTGAGCGTGCTGCGGAATTTATAATGGCCGTCGGGGTCTGAGAGCATTGCAGCGGTTTGCCGCGGCATCACACAACTAGAGGAGGTGCGCGTGTCGTTCACGCTGCATGGAATTCCCGTGTCACGCGGTATCGCCATCGGGCGGGCCTATCTGATCGCCCCGGCTGCACTCGACGTTGACCACTATCTGATCGAACACGCCCAGATCGAGGGCGAGATTGAGCGTTTCCGCTCCGCGCAGCAGCGCGTGCATCTCGAACTCGACGCGCTGCGTGCGGATCTGGCCGCCGACGCGCCCAGCGAAATGGGCGCGTTCATCAATGTCCATTCGATGATCCTGAACGACGCGATGCTCGTGCAGGAAACGATCGATCTCGTGCGCACGCGCCGCTACAACGTCGAGTGGGCGCTGACCGAACAGCTCGAACGGCTGTCGCGCCATTTCGACGACATCGAAGACGAATACCTGCGCGAGCGCAAAGCCGACATCCAGCAGGTGGTCGAGCGTGTGTTGAAGGCGCTCGCGGGTGCGTCGGTGCTCGACGGCGTACACGGCAGTTGCGAAGAGATGATCGTCGTCGCGCACGACATCGCGCCCGCCGACATGATGCAGTTCAAGACGCAGACCTTCCAGGGCTTCGTCACGGATCTCGGCGGCCGTACGTCGCATACCGCGATCGTCGCGCGCAGTCTCGGCATTCCGGCCGCAGTCGGCGTGCAGCAGGCGAGCGCGCTGATTCGCCAGGACGATCTGATCATCGTCGATGGCGACCACGGCATCGTGATCGTCGATCCGGCGCCGATCGTGCTCGAAGAATATTCGTACCGTCAGAGCGAAAAGGCGCTCGAACAGCGCAAGCTGCAGCGCCTGAAGTTCTCGCCGACGCAAACGCTGTGCGGCACGCGTATCGAACTCTGCGCGAACATCGAGCTGCCGGAAGACGCACGCGCGGCCGTCGATGCGGGCGCGATGGGCGTCGGCCTGTTCCGCACGGAATTCCTCTTCATGAACACGAAGGATCATCTGCCGGAAGAGGAAGAGCAGTTCGCCGCGTATCGTCGCGCGGTCGAGTTGATGAATGGTCTGCCGGTGACGATCCGCACGATCGACGTCGGCGCCGACAAGCCACTCGATTCGATCGGCGGCGGCGACGGCTACGAGACAGCTGCAAACCCGGCGCTGGGTCTGCGCGCGATCCGCTGGAGCCTGTCCGAACCGCAGATGTTCCTCACGCAGTTGCGCGCGATCCTGCGCGCGTCGGCGTTCGGTTCGGTGAAGATCCTG
It contains:
- a CDS encoding PTS sugar transporter subunit IIA, translating into MAGILIIAHAPFATALRECIAHIYGGLPARIGAIDVTPDCDPAQIVALAHSEIDRLKEENGALVLTDIFGATPSNIAGRLATLPDVRVLAGVNLPMLVRAVCYRATPLDTLVDKALAGATKGVHSINANTPAPTTVACANDCLAAAQPEAAIAQKFHS
- a CDS encoding P-II family nitrogen regulator gives rise to the protein MKLITAIIKPFKLDEAREALSAIGVSGITVTEVKGFGRQKGHTELYRGAEYVVDFLPKVKIEAAVSDDIVDQAIEALERAARTGKIGDGKIFVTPIEQVIRIRTGETGADAL
- a CDS encoding accessory factor UbiK family protein, which produces MKQPNDVFNDFQARISDLLKNSPAKDVERNVKAMLSQGFSKLDLVTREEFDTQTQVLVRTRSRLEELERRVAELEQKLPVTQSS
- a CDS encoding YifB family Mg chelatase-like AAA ATPase, which gives rise to MSLAVVRSRAPASGRAPEVTVEVHLANGLPSFSIVGLPDLEVRESRERVRAALQNCGLDFPVRRITVNLAPADLPKESGRFDLPIALGILAASGQLPAESLLHREFAGELSLTGALRPMRGAFAMACGVARSIAHEHETPPDHTAELYLPAASAQEAALVPGVVVYGAPDLLSLCAHLAGSEDGRLSPAQPPVSVENTPSAPLPDMLDVIGQRAARRALEVAAAGGHHVLMVGPPGAGKSMLAARLPGLLPPMSDDEALTSAALLSASAAGFSPAHWRRRPFRAPHHSSSAGALVGGRNPPQPGEITLAHLGVLFLDELPEFDRHVLETLREPLEAGRITISRAAWQTDFPAACQLVAAMNPCPCGWRGDPNGRCRCTPDNAARYLRKLSGPLLDRIDIQLEIPALSPAELSARSSMVGESSASIAQRVRVARDRQLARQGKTNRELSGREVDEVCRPNADGEALLRDAGERFGWSARAYYRVLKVARTIADLAGDDIPNGGQVAEAVQYRRAMAGR
- a CDS encoding ammonium transporter, encoding MRKLLMSLLMAGSLVAGGIGAALADDASAPVAASAAASATASAPDASAAAPASAPAADASAAPAASAAAAPDASAASAAAAAAAPAAPTAPFSVDSSKINSGDTAWMLTSTALVLFMTIPGLALFYAGMVRKKNVLATLMQSFAITCVVTIIWTVIGYSLAFTPGGSFIGGFSRVFLSGMNYIKGDKATTLTVSHLATSIPESVYFVYQMTFAIITPALITGAFADRMKFSSMLVFMSLWSIIVYSPIAHMVWEPTGWLASAGILDFAGGTVVHINAGITGLVCCLVLGKRVGYGKDVMAPHNLVLTLIGASMLWVGWFGFNAGSAVAADGRAGFAMLTTQIATAMAALGWMFAEWIAKGKPSVLGIVSGAVAGLVAITPASGFVGVIGALAIGLVAGVVCFWSATWLKHKFKYDDSLDAFGVHGVGGIIGALLTGIFAVKDIGGADGSVILQAKGVLTTLIYSGVVSYILLKVIDRVMGLRVTEEEEREGLDVVLHGEHVE
- a CDS encoding HPr family phosphocarrier protein, giving the protein MLQQETTIVNKLGLHARASAKLTQLAGNYQAEIWMSRNGRRINAKSIMGVMMLAAGIGSTVLIETEGTDEKDAMDALLKLIADKFGEGQ
- the gshB gene encoding glutathione synthase — encoded protein: MDILFIADPLDRFKIYKDSTYAMMAEAARRGHTLYACEPEDLAWTGSDVEANARRFAIVGDEADGHRSPWYEAQSAAVRSLKSFGAVLMRKDPPFDMEYVTSTWLLELAERGGARIFNKPQAIRDHSEKLAIGEFPQFVAPTLVTRDAARLRAFHAEHGDVILKPLDGMGGMGVFRVKADGMNLGSIVEMLSHDGARSVMAQKFIPEIKAGDKRILLIGGEPVPYSLARIPQGNEVRGNLAAGGLGVAQPLTPHDREIAATLGPVLAARGLLLVGLDAIGDWLTEVNVTSPTCFREIMDQTGFDVAAMFIDALERAAG
- the gshA gene encoding glutamate--cysteine ligase; protein product: MVPHLVTALNGPLLELERRILDATPAIERWFRLEWQEHTPPFYCSVDLRNAGFKLAPVDTNLFPGAFNNLPQEVLPLAVQAAMASIEKICPDAKNLLVIPERHTRNAFYLENVARLAMIMRQAGLNVRFGTLDESISGPVTIALSDGQKLVLEPLERSTRRLGLKNFDPCSILLNNDLSGGIPPVLENLHEQYLLPPLHAAWAVRRKSTHFSCYDEVAKKFSKMVDIDPWMINPYFAHVEDVDFQARTGEQPLADAIDGVLKKIAKKYREYGISEKPYVVIKSDAGTYGMGVTTVHDASEVASLTARERTKMSATKEGLNVRDVIVQEGVYTFERIGEEVAEPVVYMIDRYVVGGFYRVHGSRERDQNLNAPGMHFVPLGFEHTALPDAHAKPGAAPPNRFYMYGVVARLGLLAASVELERTDPEAIQV
- the ptsP gene encoding phosphoenolpyruvate--protein phosphotransferase, coding for MSFTLHGIPVSRGIAIGRAYLIAPAALDVDHYLIEHAQIEGEIERFRSAQQRVHLELDALRADLAADAPSEMGAFINVHSMILNDAMLVQETIDLVRTRRYNVEWALTEQLERLSRHFDDIEDEYLRERKADIQQVVERVLKALAGASVLDGVHGSCEEMIVVAHDIAPADMMQFKTQTFQGFVTDLGGRTSHTAIVARSLGIPAAVGVQQASALIRQDDLIIVDGDHGIVIVDPAPIVLEEYSYRQSEKALEQRKLQRLKFSPTQTLCGTRIELCANIELPEDARAAVDAGAMGVGLFRTEFLFMNTKDHLPEEEEQFAAYRRAVELMNGLPVTIRTIDVGADKPLDSIGGGDGYETAANPALGLRAIRWSLSEPQMFLTQLRAILRASAFGSVKILIPMLAHAQEIDQTLDLIREAKRQLDDAGLAYDPNVRVGAMIEIPAAAIALPLFLKRLDFLSIGTNDLIQYTLAIDRADNAVAHLYDPLHPAVLHLIAFTLREAKRAGVPVSVCGEMAGDPALTRLLLGMGLTEFSMHPSQLLVVKQEILRSHLKTLEKPVADVLASFEPEEVQAALKRVAAA